The DNA region CCCATTGGCGATAACTGGAGGTTTTATCAGCTAGCGGCAACCCTTGTGATAAACGCCGCAGATCATCAGCGATGATCCGCCAAGACACGGCATCAATGACCCAGTGATGAAAGGCCAAAAACAGCCCAGTTTGTTGACTCTGCTCGTCTTGGACGGGTAAATGCCGGATCCGCGCCCAAGCCATAATGGGACCGTTAACCAAATCAAACTGCGACTGCAATGTGGTGAGCGCGTCATAAAGTGCCTCCTCCGTCATGGCGGATGCATCCAGCTCTTTCAGCTCGGGGACAACAACAGAGGCTTGGTAGCGCTGGCGACGAGTCCCGCCCTCTTCAACCACCCGTAGCCGCAGCGCATCATGATGTGCCAATAGCTTTGACATCATTTCGTTCAGGCGGGTGTTATCGAGGTTAGGAATAGCCAAAATCACCGCTTGGTTCCAATGCGCTGGCCGAGCAAAGGGCTGTGCATCAAACCAGTGCTGGATGGGGTGCAGAGCAAAGTCACCGGATAGCTGTCCCTGCTCTGCATCGACAGCTTGCTCCGTTTCAGCACGTGCCGTGAGGGTGCGACACAATTTACGGACTGTTTTCGCCTCAAATACGTCTTTGACGGTGCAAGGAAAACCTGCATCCCGAAGGCGGGTGTTGAGCTGTATACTCAAAATTGAATCGCCGCCCAGACGGAAGAAATCGTCTTCCACACCGAGCTCCGTATTCAGCACATCGCGCCATACTGCAAGCACGTCGGTTTCCATGTCCGTTTCTGGCTGCGCATAGTGTTGTGCTGTCCGCTGGCGTGCTGGCAATCGACTGACATCCAGCTTACCGTTTACCGTCAACGGCAATTCATCCAGCACAATAAGCTCTGCTGGTACCATATATTCAGGCAGAATTCGGTTGGCTTCAGACAGGATTTTCCCCACATCCACAGTCACTTTGTCAACAGTCACTTTGTCAACAGAGTTGTCAGAGAATGACGCACTTTGCATTGTGGCGTAGGCCACCAGCTGACATTGCGCACCTTCCCCGGAAAGAACAACTCTCACTTGGTTAAGTTGCGGGGCCACTTTGGCAAGCTGGTTTTCGATTTCAGCCAATTCAATCCGATAACCGCGCAGTTTGATCTGTTGATCCAGACGGCCCAAGTACTCGACGTCGCCGTTGTTAAGCCAGCGCGCCTTATCGCCTGTGCGGTAGCAACGTACGCGCTGTCCCGCGATGGTGAGGGTTACAAAGGCGCTCGCGGTTAATTCTGGTTGGTTAAGATATCCTCGAGCCAGCCCCAGACCAGCAAGACAAAGCTCTCCCGCTACTCCCACGGGGCAAAGCTGTCCCCGCTCATCAACGATCAGCGCTTGTGTATTATCTACAGGCTGGCCTATGGTCACCGGCTCACCGGGCTTCAGCTCTTTGACCAAGGCCGTCACGGTGAATTCGGTCGGGCCATACATATTGAGAAGGCGCAGTTTGTCCTGCCAACTGGTCGCCAACGTGGCCGGACAAGCCTCACCGCCAAACGCGACGGTATGAAGTGTACGTAGTGGCCGAGGAACCATGGCGGCAAACAGTGCTGTTGCACTGATCATATGGGTCGCACCACAGAAATCTGCCTGATCAAGCAAGGTCTCATCCGGCTTGCCAAACACTAAATGCGCCCCCGCAAATAGAGGAAGAATGGCGGTCATGTTTCCCGCATCAAACGCCAAAGACATTGGGTTGAGCATCACACTATCGCCATTCAACCCTAACCGCGTGGTATGGTCGGTTAACAGATTCGTAAACGCGCCATGTTCAACTTCGACGCCTTTCGGTAAGCCTGTAGACCCCGAGGTATAAATCACATAGGCCACGTCATTTTCTTTTACCGTGGGGGTGGGTGGCGTCTGTCCGGTGGCAGAGAGCTGCTTCGTGGTGGATGGTTCTGTGAGGTTAAGCACTTCGCAGCCGGTTAGCGACGGATGAGATTGCGCAAACAGGGCATCAGGCGCAATCACTAACGATAGTTGCGCATCATCAACAAAGTGCTGCAAGCGAGCAGTTGGATAGGCTGGGTCGAGCGGCACATAGCTCATCCCCGCTTTCCAAACGGCGAGCACTGATACCGCATACTGGGTCGTACGGCTTGCCACCACACCTACTTTTGTCTCGGCACCTGGCGCTTGCCTATTTGAGCCTTGTGCCAATAAATAATGCGCTAAACGATTTGCTGCCTGTTCTAGCGCCTGGTAACTGAGGGTACCATCAGATCCAGTGACCGCCCGTTGAGTCGGGCTCACTGCGGCATGGTGACTCATTTGGTCATGCACCAACCTGTTCGCTTCAACACGGGTTGGCAAGCTGGCTAATGCCTTGCCAACTTGGTTTTGATGCGCCTGTTCCACAAGGGGCAAGGCCATTACTTCTGTTTCGGGGGCGGCGAGGATACCGTCTAATAACCGCAGAAACATGTCGGCGAAGCGAGCGATCGTTTGGTGTTCGAAAATCCCTTTGCTGTATAGCCATTCCAGCCGAACACCGTCTACCAACTCGGTCACTTTCAATGATAAATCCGTTTTGGCGGGCAGTACCGGCGACGGTTCTTCTACCGCACCGCACCCTGGGATCAGGTCGTTAAAGTCCACCTTTGCCTGGTAAACCAGCATAATTTGGAAAATAGGATTATGTGCCGTGGTTCGGTCAGCCCCGATGGCTTCGCTTAGGGATTCAAAGCGAAACAGCTGATGATCAAACGCTGCCAAATCCTGCTCACGGCAATATTGCAAGTAATCGATGAAGGTCGCATGCTCATCAAGTAGCGTTCGCAGTACAATGGTATTAACAAAAAACCCAACAACATCTTCTATATCGCCGCGCTCTCGGTAGGCCAAAGGGGTGCCAATGACCACATCCTTTTCCCCACCAAGGCGCGCCATTAGTAGTGAGAAAATTGCGTGTAAGCCAATAAAGTATGAGCAACTGTTTTGTTGGCATAGCCGCTGAAATTGCTGCCACTTGGTTAAAGAAATGGTCGAGAATACCAGTGCGCCATCATTGTTGTGGCTTGCAGGACGCGGTTTATCCAGCGGCAACGCATGCACTTCCGGAATGCCTTTCAATCGCTCAACCCAAAATGGGCGAAACTCTTGGTGATAATCGCGAAAGGCTGGAGAATTTAGCCAGTGAGCGTAGTCAATGTAGTTAACATCAGTCGGTTTCAGCGGTGCTAACTGGTTATTCTGGTATGCTAAAAAAGCCTGCTCGAAATCAGCAAACATGTTTTTCACGGACCAACCATCTGAAATGATGTGGTGTTGAGTGAGCATCAGCAAATGCTCTTCCTCATCCAGTCGAATCAATTCGACCCGCGTTAACCCTCCTTTCTCCAGATCAAACGACTGGTAAATATCCTCCTCAACCCTTCTCAATAAGGCTTTTTCTCTCGCCTCTTTGTCCAAGTGCGAGAGATCATGATGCGTCACGGTCAGCGTGGCCTGATCGTCAATGTGCTGTTCACCTTTTCCATGGCGATTGCGCACAAACCGTGTTCTCAAGCTGGCATGTTTATCCTTCAAGGCCGCAAATGCGTATTCCAGTGCGTTTACATCGAGTTTACCGGTGAGGCGGAAATGGACCGGCATATTGTATAAGTGCGAGTTGTCTTCATATTGCTCGATAAACCACAAACCGCTTTGCGAAAATGAAAGCGGCCCCGTTTTATCTTGTTGTACTGGAATAGGCTGTTCATAGGCCTGACGCGCGCGTAAGCACCGGATAATCGCCTCTTTATGGGTACGGATCTGCTGGCCAATTTCTGGCGTCATCGCTTGTTTGCTGCATTGAGAAACCAGCTGACCTTTTTCATTCAGTGCTAACCGAATGCCTTTGCGCTCAAGATCCGCCAAAAATGAAATCATATCTGTCATGGTTTTTTCCTGTATCACTGCGGATCGTCGTTACGCGTTAAGAGTGGCACCGCCATCCACCACGATGTCCTGCATCGTCACATGGCTGGCCAAATCTGATGCTAAAAACACGACGACGTTCGCGACTTCTTCTGGTTGGGCGATCTTTCCTAGTGGAATGCCCAGTTTGAATTGCTCAGGAAACCCTGCAATGGTGCGCTGCTCGGCATCTTCGCTGTGCCACAGTGAGCGCTGCATCTGCGTATCCGTCGAGCCCGGCGATACCAAATTGCAGCGTATGCCATAAGGGGCAAGCTCTAGCGCAACACAGTGAGCGAGGCTGCTCAGTGCGGCTTTAGACGCACAGTAGGCTGTCATATGTTGACGCGGAACATGGGCGGCATTCGAGCTGACCGTCACCACGGCACCATGACGTTGCTGCTTAAATACAGGGATCAGCTGTTGTAATAAGTAGAAAGCGCCGGACGCATTCACATTAAGGCAGGTGTGCCAATCGTCTAGCGTCAGCGACTCGGCTTTTCCCATGCGTAATGTACCCGCCACATTGGCGAGTACATCGATACATGGCACATCCGATAAAATACGCTGCGTTACCGCTTTAACCTGGTCTGGATTCGCAATGTCCACATCATAGGTTGAAAATGGGTATGGCGCGCCCGCCTTGCGTGCGCCACCAAAGTCATTATCCAAACCAATTACCTGAGCACCCAGTTGGTGGAAGTGCATGGCCACTGCGTACCCGATGCCACGAGCCGCCCCCGTTACCCAAACCACTTTGTTATCAAATTGACCGCTGAAGGTCATGGCTGTTTGCTGCTTCACTGCCTTCACCACACCATCTCCACTTCGTCTTCACTTTGTTGCTGTAGGTCGTCGAGATAGCGACAAAATTCACTGAGAACTGGGCGGTCAAACACGTCTGATACCTTGATACTGACACCAAACTCGGCGCCTAGGCGGTTAACTATTTGAATGGTCTGTAGCGACTGTCCACCTAACTCGAAAAAGTTATCCTGCGACTCAATCAGGCCAACCCCTAAGATCTGCTGCCAAATCGCCCCAACTCGGCTTTCGGTCTCACTCGCTAACACGGTTTCTGCACGGTCTCCCTCATAACTGGTCAGTAACAGGTTGCGATCAATTTTGTTGTTGAGTGTTTTCGGCAAGCTGGGAAAGAAACGAAAATCCGTTGGGATCATTGCCGGCGGAAGGTTTGCCTGCAGCGCGGTTTTGATAGTCAGCGCACTTTCATTCTCACCCCCCTTCCCAGCGACAAATGCCACCAAACGACGGAGACCATTATCAAATACCATGCCCTGTACACAGGCTTCTTCCACACCATCAAGCGCAAGGAGGTGGGATTCAACTTCGCCCGGCTGTATACGGTAGCCACTGATTTTGAACTCATTATCAATACGGCCTAGGTAAATCAGCTGGCCATCGATGAGTGTCACTCGATCACCGGTACGGTATGCACGGCGCTCTACCTCGCCCACGAGTAAGCGAATAAAAGCAGGGTGCGCCTGGCCGAGGTAGCCATCAGCGAGTGTATCGCCTAGGATCACCAGCTCGCCTGTGGTTGTCGGGCGCAACTGATCATCAAGCACCAATACGTCGATGCCGGACAAAGGCAGACCGATAGGTAATTGACCATGACGACCATCAACGTCTTGCAACTCGCTGCACGTTGCAACCACGGTCGTTTCTGTCGGACCGTAGGTATTAAACAAACGAATGCAGTTAGTCAGCCCAGCCTCTTCAACGGCTGTCTTCCACTGGATTAACGGCTCGGGATAAACCGCTTCACCACCGATGATCACGCCTTTCAACGTACTCGGTAATGTCGCAGTACCTGCGCGTAGACTCACCACCCACTCATTCCAGAACGCTGTTGGCAAATCCAGCACAGTGATCTGCGCGGCGGTTAGCGCATCAGAAAAGCTTGCCATTGACTCAAGCATGGCATCGGTTCGAAGCACAAGTGTGGCGCCTTGTCCCAATGTCACGAAGATTTCTTCGATACTGGCATCAAAGTGGAAAGGCGCAAACTGCAGCACGCGATCGGTCCCGTTGATGTCATAGCGCTTGGCTGCCGCCGCGACGAAATGGTTCATCGCCGAATGGCTAATCGTCACCCCTTTCGGCTGCCCCGTCGAACCAGACGTGAACATGATATAAGCCAGATCTGAGGCAGAGGTGTCCGGCAACGTGACAGGTTCGCGATGCAGACGCCCCGCCAGTTGGACAGTAACAGGCAAGGCCGAGAGGGTGTGTTGATACTGCGCTTCGGTAATCAGCGTATCTATCGCCGCTTGATTGACAATCAAATGCTGACGTTCGATCGGCTGCTCCGGATCGAGCGGCACGTATACAGCACCACTGAACATCACCCCTAACACCGTGGTGATGCACGGTAGAGAGCGGCTTAGTGCCACTCCAACTCGCTCTCCGGACTGCACACCTTGTGCCCGTAAAGCGCTGGCGATCGTGTCTGCCTTGTTGACCAGGTTCTCATAGGTCAACGCTACCCCATCCTGCTCCACGGCGATGGCATCTGGCCGCTGCGCTGCATGACGACGAATCTGACTCAGTACAGACTCCACGGGCGTGTCAGTTAGCGCGTCGCTTTCTCCTGAGATAAGAGCATCGTGCCGCGCCTGCGCATGTAAGCTTGCCAGTACACGGCTCGTACTTTGTGTCGGCGATGCAAGCCAGTGTGTCAGTAAGCTCATCAACTCTTGTTGCAACTCGACGAGCTCATCTTGGTCATACACTGCAGGGTTGGCATCGATATCTACCTCTGGCAAGCCTTCTGACTTACTGTGCAATTCAATCGTCAGATCTTCTACTGGCCCAGCACTTAGATTCAGCGTGCTAGCCGCTACGTTGCCATAATGCAAAGGATGATCGAACGGCATGATATTCACTAAGGCACCAAACAACCGCTGACCGCCACCGACCCGATTCAAGTCGCGACGAAGGTCTTCGTAGCGATAGTGCTGAAAGCGACGCATCTTCTTTTTGTGCGCCGCAACCTTTCTGGCAACGTCTAGCAAATCATCGTCAGCAACGACATCGACCACCAGCGGTACGATGTTCATTTGCATACAAGGAACCGTCAACGATTTGGAGCCGAGACGGTTCATGACCATCATGCCCAATACAACCTGTTCGTTGTCGCTGTAGTGACGCAGGTGCGTACAAAGGGCGGCGAGGAACAGATCCACCCAAGTTAATTGATGATGTTCCGCAAGACGCTGGCATTGCTGCCATAACGTGTCATTGAACGTACAACTCTCTCGATGAAACTGAGCAGAGATCGGCGCGACATCGGTGCGGTAAGAAGACGGCGCCACATTTCCAGCAAGGGTGTCGAGCCAAAACTGACGGGCTTTGTCATACGCGCCCGACTCTCGGCGTTGCTGGTCTTCCTCCAACACAGCCTGAAACGCACCGAAAGGCGATGGCGTGGGTGCTTTCCCCTCCATCAACTGTGAATAAATCTCAGCGATACGTTGGAATACCAGTGTCGTCCCAAAGCCATCGAGCGCAATATGGTGAACACAATGATAAAGATAGTCTTGATGTTTCCCATGCAGCAGCGCAAACCGACACGCCAGTTGACAGTCAAGGTCAAACGCTTCCGTCATATCTTCGGCGGCCCAGCGACGTACTGTTGCCAGCTCAGTTTCATCCTCGGTAGAGGGGGCAAGATAAACGCGTTCAAACCTCACAGGTTCAGACGTAGCAACCCGATAAGGTTGTTCATTTTCACTGCGATAGTAACAAGACAAGCATTCACTCTCTGCCACGGCTTGCCGTGCAGCGCGCGCCAATAGATCGGCATCGACTTTTCCGTCAAAGACGATGCACTCAGCCGTGTTGAACAGCGCCTTATCTTCATTAAGAGTGTGCCCTAGCCACAACCCGTGTTGAGCCGTATTTAGCGGTGTCATACTTGTCCCTCCATCTTCACTTGGTTTTGCGTTTGCTCCAGTAACGCCCACCAGTGATTGAAGGTTGGCGCCTCCGCCAATTGGACAAAGTTGACCTCAACGCCATGCTTGCGCCATTCGGTGATCAACGCCATGATCTGCACAGAGTCTAAACCGTAATCGATCAGGTTCTCATCCGGGTCAAACGCATCCTCCTCCTCGTCGACGAGTTTCGCGATGCGGGCAAGCAAACCACCGTGAGTCAGCACATCAGGCAACGCGTGCGGCTCGGCTTTCGGCACCTGACCTATTACCGAAGCCGTTGACATCACCAACCCTGCTCGTCCAGCCACATACTTGAGTGTCATTTGATGCTCTTCGAGTGAAAAGTCAGCAATGGCATCACCGATCATGAAGGGTTTAATGTCGCGCATAAAAGCGTCCACCGCGGTCATCAGGCAACCTATATGGCCATAGATCCCCCCAATCAATAACTGGTCACGTCCTAGCTCGTTGAGCGTATGCTCCAAAGGTGAACGCTGAAACGCCGAGTAACGCCATTTGTCGAGAACAATATCTCCCGCTTCTGGTGCTAACGCCGCAACGACTTGTTGCAACTCTGGCGATTGGTTCAGGCCTGGCCCCCACATATCATTGAGTAGCGCTCTGTCCGCCATATTCTGCTCTTTAGGTTGAGCCGTGTAGATCACCGGAATACCATGAGATTTACAGAACTGCTTCAAGGCCACCAAATTATCGAGCAGCGTTTTCATCAGCGCGCTATCGCGCTCGTAAAAGCTCACAAAATAAGCTTGCATATCGTGGATTAAAAACGCCGCTTTCGCGGGCTCAAACGTCCAGGACACCTTGTTAGTTGGAAAGTCCTCGATCGAAGGCATGGTATACGTCGGTAGTGCTGGAATAGTCATGATAAAACGTCCTTTTCAGGCTGAAACGGTGGTTGGGCGGTGAGTTGATTGGCAATCCGCTGGCGCAACGCTTTTTTGTTAATTTTGCCGACAGGCGTCATGGGCAAGGCATCGACTTTTTCTATCCGATCGGGAAGTTTATAGTCAGCGATGCCACGCGCACGCAGGTGTTTTCGGATTGTGAGAGGTTTTAGCGTTGGATTGGTCGTCACGATAAATGCGCAACTTTTCTCCCCCATGACGCTATCGGGCATAGCAACTAACGCGGCCTGTGTGATTTCCGGCACCGCCAGCAGCTGGTTTTCGACCTCTTCGGCCGCCACCTTTTCGCCACCACGATTAATCTGGTCTTTATCGCGGCCCACCACCATCAAGTAACCGTCTTCGGTCATCACCACCACGTCGCCGGAGCGGTAAAACCCGTCCTTATCAAATGCGGCGCGATTATGTTCTGGGCTGTTGTAATAACCCCGGAAGGTATATGGCCCGCGCGTGAGCAAGGCGCCGGGGGTTCCTCTCGGCACGTCGTCGCCGTTTTCATCAACGATCCGTATTTCATCATCGTCGCTGATGGGACGCCCTTGGGTGTGTAGAATGTGCCACTCGCTGTCATCAAAGCGTGTGTAGTTCACCAAGCCTTCGGCCATACCGAATACCTGCTGCAGCTGACAGCCCAACTCAGGGTAAATACGACGGGCAAGGCTTTCACCAAGATGTGCACCACCAACCTGTAACCATTTCAAGCTGCTAAGCGCCGAGCGATCATCTGCCGCGGCTTGCAACCACAAGGTAACAGCAGAGGGCACCAACGCAGCCATGGTTATCTGATGAGATTGAATCAATGGAAAACAGGTCATGGGGCTGGGCTCTGCCGCCAAAACCACGGTCCCCCCAGCGTAAAACACCCCCAGCGCACCAGGTGAGCTTAAGGTGTAATTGTGGGGGGCAGGCAATGCACACAAATAAACCGTATCGCTGTTTAAGTGACAAATCTCTGCGCTGGCACGGACACTGTAGTAGTAGTCATTGTGTGTTCGGGGGATCAGTTTTGGGGTGCCCGTACTGCCGCCTGAAAGCTGAAAAAAGGCGACGTCAGAAGCATTCAGTTCTGGCCAAGAGACGGCTTTTTGCGCTTGATTACTGGACGCATGACACGGCGTCAAGGTGCCCGCAATGGCGGCGGCGAGCGAATAGCCAAACTCCGCATCACCATCAACCAAGCAGAACTTGAGTGAAGTCACCTGCTCACTCAAGGTTTGCGCAAACGCACTTTGGGTGAATAAGTGGTGGCGTGAGGAAACGATCGCCAACGTCGGCCTAATTTGCTCCGCATAAGCAGTCATTTCATACTGGTTGTGACTGAACAATGCATTCACCGGCACCACGCCCAGCTTCATTAGCGCAAAAAAGGTAATATAGAACTCGGCGACATTAGGTAAATGCACTAACGCTGTATCACCCGGCTTCACACCAAGTTGTAACAACGAGGCAGCTAATCGCTCCGCGTCCTGCTCAAGTTGACGGTACGTCCAGCTTCTTTCACCGCATATCAGCGCTCTATGGTTGGCATGGCATTGCTGTTGACGTGTCAAAATGTCTGTCATCGGCACATCTGTCCAATAGCCTTTCTGGCGGTAACGCTCAGCAAGCGTTGGCGGCCATGAGGTATAGCCGATACTCATGCAGCCCCCTTTTCGCCTAATCCAAACGCATTGAGCATCGTACCGAGCTTGGCTTCGGTTTCCGCCCATTCCGCCTGCGGACAAGAAGCATCGACAATCCCTGCCCCTGCAAATAAACGAACAGAGTTCTCACGTACCTTTCCACAACGGATCGTGACCGCCCACTCGCCATTCCCATGAGAATCACACCAACCCACCATGCCGGTGAACATGCCACGTTCGTAGACTTCCAGCTCGTTGATCGCATCACGAGATAACGTGAAGGGAAAACCACAGACAGCCGGAGTTGGGTGTAGTAAGCACGCTAACTGCAGGACGTTGTAGTTCAACGGCTTACCGTTTTCATCGACCAAACTATTGAGCTGCCCTTCAATGCGTGTCGAGAGGTGCCACATAGTCGGAGTAGAAATCAGTGATGGGCCATCAGGAACGTCTAGATCGCGACAATAAGGGGTGAGTTGTTGAGCGATTTCTTCAATGACCAGACGGTGTTCATATCTGTCTTTCACCGATTTAAGCAGTGCATCACTCACCTGTCGATCGGCCTCCGTATTGCCTTGACGCTTTGCTGAGCCAGCGAGTGGATTCGACAAAATAGACGTCCCTTGCTGGCGGATCAGAAGCTCAGGGCTCGCGCCAAGTAAAACGGATTGGTCAGATTGTGGAATAGCAAAATGAAACCCTGTGGGGTTTTGTTTGATCAAACGGGCAAGTACATCGTCAGCGGAGATGGCGTCACTTAACTCCAGGTTCAGTACCCGAGATAACACAGCTTTTTCTAATTCAGTGCACTGAAACTTTTTTACTGCCTGAGTCACCGCATGCTTGAATACCGACTCGTCCGGTTCGCTGCGCTTAGCCAATATCTGCAAAGGCTCACGTGCGAGTAAGCCATTGGATTCGCGCATGGTCACATTGTGCTCCGTGACCTCGACAGATTCAGGCATATAGAGGCAAGACGGTTCGGATACATCAAACGGAATCGACCCCATTAAAATCGGGTTTTCAACACCTTTGGCTTTTTCGTCTGCAAATGCTTGTTGTATTTTTTGCTGGAACGCGCTCTGGCGTTGGTCACCATTGATAGCGGGTGTAGTAATTGTTTGGCTAATTCCCTTTCCACTGACCGTTTTATATTCCGATGAGAAAAATAGATCGCTGTTGGGTGAGAACACAGGCGTCAATCCTAGCCTCTCACGTTGGGTATGTTGCATGTCACAACTCCATTTACATAACAGCCTGTTTTTATTACATTTACTTGCAAAAACTGACAGGGCTATTATTAACTCGGTAGGTTTAGTTGTTATAAAGTGACATCACATTGCTTTTGTGTACGAAAAGGAGCCAACCCGCGTTGGCTCCTTCGGCATCAGGTGGTCCTGATGAATCGTTATTATTAGAAGTCGTATGAAACGCCAGCATAGACGCTGCGGGCTTTCATGATGTAATCCAAGTCTATCGCGGTCTCACCTCGCTCTTCGTTCGTGAGGTTGGTAACTCCCAGCTTCAGGTTAAGATTGTTTACCGGTTGATAGCGCGCCCCTAGATCCACGGTGCCGTATGCATCTAGCTTCACCAAATCCGACCCTTGTTTTGCGTATTGCGAGCCTGTGTATTGATAAGATGTGTAAGCGTAAAGGTTGTCTTGTGCCTGCCAGTCGAGTTGGACGTTAGCCACATGGGCGGGCGTATTGAGAAGGTCAGTCTGCGTGCTTTTGTCTTCTGCATCGCTGTAGGTATAATTCACCGAGACACTGACCGTGTCAGTAACGTCTGCCCATAACGACGTTTCCACCCCTTTGATTTCGGCTTCGTCGACGTTGAAGTAGCTCAACTCAGTTTTGACGCGATCCCACGTTTCCGACGCAATCATGTCGTCAATGTCGTTTTCGAACACAGTTAACCCAGCACCCCAGTGATCGGTTTCATAGCTGGTTCCCAGCTCATAGCTCCGTGAGGTCTCTGCCTTAAGATCCGGGTTGCCAACCACATGACATTTGCCCCGACACGCTAGCACCGCGTAAGAATCACTGTACTGATTAAGCCCTGGCGCTTTAAAGGCTTCGCCGACCCCGCCTTTAATCACCCAGTTGTCAGTGATCGTATAAACGGCATAAGCACGCGGGCTGAACTCACCCCCGTATACCTCGTGATCGTCATAACGTGCACTCAGAGTCAGTGCCAAATCGCCTAACGAGATTTCATCTTGCAGGTAAACCGCCGCCTGACTGTAGTTCACAGAATCGGTCGTCAGCGTCAGATTATTCTCCAGTTTGGTATCACGAAATTCGCCGCCGCCCGTCAGCAGGTGATCCCCCAAATAACCAGACAGCTGGGCATCAATAGTGTTATTGGTTTGCTCGATATCACCGACTGCACTATTTAGCTCTGAATCATCTCGCA from Salinivibrio kushneri includes:
- a CDS encoding isochorismate synthase is translated as MQHTQRERLGLTPVFSPNSDLFFSSEYKTVSGKGISQTITTPAINGDQRQSAFQQKIQQAFADEKAKGVENPILMGSIPFDVSEPSCLYMPESVEVTEHNVTMRESNGLLAREPLQILAKRSEPDESVFKHAVTQAVKKFQCTELEKAVLSRVLNLELSDAISADDVLARLIKQNPTGFHFAIPQSDQSVLLGASPELLIRQQGTSILSNPLAGSAKRQGNTEADRQVSDALLKSVKDRYEHRLVIEEIAQQLTPYCRDLDVPDGPSLISTPTMWHLSTRIEGQLNSLVDENGKPLNYNVLQLACLLHPTPAVCGFPFTLSRDAINELEVYERGMFTGMVGWCDSHGNGEWAVTIRCGKVRENSVRLFAGAGIVDASCPQAEWAETEAKLGTMLNAFGLGEKGAA
- a CDS encoding isochorismatase family protein, which produces MTIPALPTYTMPSIEDFPTNKVSWTFEPAKAAFLIHDMQAYFVSFYERDSALMKTLLDNLVALKQFCKSHGIPVIYTAQPKEQNMADRALLNDMWGPGLNQSPELQQVVAALAPEAGDIVLDKWRYSAFQRSPLEHTLNELGRDQLLIGGIYGHIGCLMTAVDAFMRDIKPFMIGDAIADFSLEEHQMTLKYVAGRAGLVMSTASVIGQVPKAEPHALPDVLTHGGLLARIAKLVDEEEDAFDPDENLIDYGLDSVQIMALITEWRKHGVEVNFVQLAEAPTFNHWWALLEQTQNQVKMEGQV
- a CDS encoding (2,3-dihydroxybenzoyl)adenylate synthase, translating into MSIGYTSWPPTLAERYRQKGYWTDVPMTDILTRQQQCHANHRALICGERSWTYRQLEQDAERLAASLLQLGVKPGDTALVHLPNVAEFYITFFALMKLGVVPVNALFSHNQYEMTAYAEQIRPTLAIVSSRHHLFTQSAFAQTLSEQVTSLKFCLVDGDAEFGYSLAAAIAGTLTPCHASSNQAQKAVSWPELNASDVAFFQLSGGSTGTPKLIPRTHNDYYYSVRASAEICHLNSDTVYLCALPAPHNYTLSSPGALGVFYAGGTVVLAAEPSPMTCFPLIQSHQITMAALVPSAVTLWLQAAADDRSALSSLKWLQVGGAHLGESLARRIYPELGCQLQQVFGMAEGLVNYTRFDDSEWHILHTQGRPISDDDEIRIVDENGDDVPRGTPGALLTRGPYTFRGYYNSPEHNRAAFDKDGFYRSGDVVVMTEDGYLMVVGRDKDQINRGGEKVAAEEVENQLLAVPEITQAALVAMPDSVMGEKSCAFIVTTNPTLKPLTIRKHLRARGIADYKLPDRIEKVDALPMTPVGKINKKALRQRIANQLTAQPPFQPEKDVLS
- a CDS encoding TonB-dependent receptor domain-containing protein; translation: MGWLNFDGQGDSVFKLTRLNQALCVVGMVSSFTVMADMANNDVNEVMVVTASQTEHPELTAPASVSYITHEDLDNLVVNDVAEAIEKLPGIHINAGTTYGRNEIKIRGLDSDYTLLLINGRRINSRDGLLSSYGNDFDLSSIPMSAVERIEVTRGPMSSLYGADALGGVVNVILRKPTEETQGSLGYQFDGITEGSGGNTHKMNGYVSGALVPDTLLGNLIIEKSDRDAWRSNQSVNPDTDVLEEREELNLYSNLTWLVNDQQDVELDLNYSTDDRDADWNNWGNAVNNVQEMERYNLALTHYGYWEAVNSRVRYNLDHSELRDDSELNSAVGDIEQTNNTIDAQLSGYLGDHLLTGGGEFRDTKLENNLTLTTDSVNYSQAAVYLQDEISLGDLALTLSARYDDHEVYGGEFSPRAYAVYTITDNWVIKGGVGEAFKAPGLNQYSDSYAVLACRGKCHVVGNPDLKAETSRSYELGTSYETDHWGAGLTVFENDIDDMIASETWDRVKTELSYFNVDEAEIKGVETSLWADVTDTVSVSVNYTYSDAEDKSTQTDLLNTPAHVANVQLDWQAQDNLYAYTSYQYTGSQYAKQGSDLVKLDAYGTVDLGARYQPVNNLNLKLGVTNLTNEERGETAIDLDYIMKARSVYAGVSYDF
- a CDS encoding amino acid adenylation domain-containing protein; this translates as MTPLNTAQHGLWLGHTLNEDKALFNTAECIVFDGKVDADLLARAARQAVAESECLSCYYRSENEQPYRVATSEPVRFERVYLAPSTEDETELATVRRWAAEDMTEAFDLDCQLACRFALLHGKHQDYLYHCVHHIALDGFGTTLVFQRIAEIYSQLMEGKAPTPSPFGAFQAVLEEDQQRRESGAYDKARQFWLDTLAGNVAPSSYRTDVAPISAQFHRESCTFNDTLWQQCQRLAEHHQLTWVDLFLAALCTHLRHYSDNEQVVLGMMVMNRLGSKSLTVPCMQMNIVPLVVDVVADDDLLDVARKVAAHKKKMRRFQHYRYEDLRRDLNRVGGGQRLFGALVNIMPFDHPLHYGNVAASTLNLSAGPVEDLTIELHSKSEGLPEVDIDANPAVYDQDELVELQQELMSLLTHWLASPTQSTSRVLASLHAQARHDALISGESDALTDTPVESVLSQIRRHAAQRPDAIAVEQDGVALTYENLVNKADTIASALRAQGVQSGERVGVALSRSLPCITTVLGVMFSGAVYVPLDPEQPIERQHLIVNQAAIDTLITEAQYQHTLSALPVTVQLAGRLHREPVTLPDTSASDLAYIMFTSGSTGQPKGVTISHSAMNHFVAAAAKRYDINGTDRVLQFAPFHFDASIEEIFVTLGQGATLVLRTDAMLESMASFSDALTAAQITVLDLPTAFWNEWVVSLRAGTATLPSTLKGVIIGGEAVYPEPLIQWKTAVEEAGLTNCIRLFNTYGPTETTVVATCSELQDVDGRHGQLPIGLPLSGIDVLVLDDQLRPTTTGELVILGDTLADGYLGQAHPAFIRLLVGEVERRAYRTGDRVTLIDGQLIYLGRIDNEFKISGYRIQPGEVESHLLALDGVEEACVQGMVFDNGLRRLVAFVAGKGGENESALTIKTALQANLPPAMIPTDFRFFPSLPKTLNNKIDRNLLLTSYEGDRAETVLASETESRVGAIWQQILGVGLIESQDNFFELGGQSLQTIQIVNRLGAEFGVSIKVSDVFDRPVLSEFCRYLDDLQQQSEDEVEMVW